A part of Osmerus mordax isolate fOsmMor3 chromosome 10, fOsmMor3.pri, whole genome shotgun sequence genomic DNA contains:
- the LOC136950507 gene encoding potassium channel subfamily K member 1-like, whose protein sequence is MVQGFGGWWTRLLERRQSELNFTLLLLCYVLYLLFGAGVFSAVERPYESELREKLQALRHKFLQDHACVSDELLENILSRALQANNYGVSMLGNVSKSNWDFISSLFFTSTVLTTTGYGHTVPLSDGGKAFCILFSLLGIPITLLFISSVVERIMVVVTRRPLAHLQVRWAVPRARGAVGHALSLTLISAMLLFFFPALVFRAWESSWSFLDSLYFCFISLTTIGLGDYVPGETHPTTTNPHRLLYRLAITVYLLLGLVCLLVVVETWCEVPQLKSFQKKFYRGKQDGQIPEDMADMVDDTDDNELTDHMTAPPLGLPNFSYVSAQAASLRLEDPAPFTHPLETTAPAHGNHLRR, encoded by the exons ATGGTCCAAGGTTTTGGAGGCTGGTGGACACGGTTGTTGGAGCGGCGTCAGTCGGAACTAAACTTCAcgttgctgctgctgtgctaTGTACTCTACCTGTTGTTTGGCGCCGGGGTCTTTTCAGCGGTCGAGCGTCCCTACGAATCTGAGTTACGTGAAAAGCTACAAGCTCTCCGACACAAGTTCCTCCAGGACCATGCTTGCGTGTCGGACGAGCTCCTTGAAAACATACTGTCTCGTGCCCTTCAGGCCAATAACTATGGCGTGTCAATGCTCGGTAACGTCAGCAAATCGAACTGGGACTTTATATCATCGCTTTTCTTTACCAGCACTGTGCTAACCACAACAG GCTATGGTCACACCGTCCCCTTGTCAGATGGTGGCAAGGCCTTTTGCATACTCTTCTCTCTTCTGGGAATCCCCATCACCCTCCTGTTCATCTCGTCTGTGGTGGAGAGGATCATGGTGGTGGTGACGCGGAGGCCCCTGGCCCACCTCCAGGTGCGGTGGGCAGTGCCCCGGGCGAGGGGCGCTGTGGGCCACGCCCTGAGCCTGACCTTGATTTCGGCTATGCTGCTCTTCTTCTTCCCTGCGCTGGTGTTCCGGGCCTGGGAGAGCAGCTGGAGCTTTCTGGACTCTCTCTACTTCTGCTTCATCTCCCTGACCACTATAGGGCTGGGAGACTATGTGCCAGGGGagacccaccccaccaccaccaacccacACCGGCTGCTCTACAGGCTGGCCATCACAG tgtacCTTCTGctaggtctggtgtgtctgctAGTGGTGGTGGAGACCTGGTGTGAGGTGCCTCAACTGAAGAGCTTCCAGAAGAAGTTCTACAGAGGGAAGCAGGACGGCCAGATCCCAGAGGACATGGCTGATATGGTGGACGACACAGATGACAATGAGCTGACTGATCACATGACTGCTCCGCCGCTGGGCCTGCCCAACTTCTCCTACGTGTCGGCGCAGGCCGCCTCCCTCCGCCTGGAAGATCCCGCCCCCTTTACTCATCCCCTGGAGACGACCGCGCCTGCCCATGGCAACCACCTCAGGAGATGA